A genome region from Crossiella equi includes the following:
- a CDS encoding aminotransferase family protein, translating into MVDDGIGLISRTRARGNVWHPWSPVRREGRMTAVRGEGARVRDGEGREYLDAVSAALNSSVGYGETELVEAAARQMRELHHYDLSECSHEPAERLAERLAGLLPGDLDRVLFVNSGSEAAEAAVRVALDHWRNAGSPRRQVVTFARGYHGTTALAQHLSGLAVTDTGFAPLFPVSRVDWPAGAPGAGDAEELLARFAAVVDESTAAVVVEPLINVGGGIMLPPGFLRGLRALCDRTGALLVLDEVFTGFGRTGRMFGFDHDGVVPDVVMLSKGISAGYAPLGAVAVRGWLHDSFAGDPFIGGLRYGHTTGGHAVACAVALRVLDLLADRDLVGNAARRGEQLLARMRPALGVPPVTDVRGLGLVVVVELPNADLARRVLLAAREEGLLLKCQQNAVMAVPPLNITEDEVEELATRWLRALHAVDRESQGDAG; encoded by the coding sequence ATGGTTGACGACGGCATTGGCCTGATCAGTCGCACCCGGGCCCGGGGCAACGTCTGGCACCCCTGGTCCCCGGTGCGGCGCGAGGGCCGCATGACCGCGGTCCGCGGCGAGGGCGCCCGGGTGCGCGACGGCGAGGGCCGCGAGTACCTGGACGCGGTCTCGGCCGCGCTGAACTCCTCGGTCGGCTACGGCGAGACCGAGCTGGTGGAGGCGGCGGCCCGGCAGATGCGGGAGCTGCACCACTACGACCTCAGCGAGTGCTCGCACGAGCCCGCCGAACGGCTGGCCGAGCGCCTGGCCGGGCTGCTGCCCGGCGACCTGGACCGCGTGCTGTTCGTCAACAGCGGGTCCGAGGCCGCCGAGGCCGCGGTGCGCGTGGCGCTGGACCACTGGCGCAACGCGGGCAGCCCGCGCCGCCAGGTGGTCACCTTCGCCCGCGGCTACCACGGCACCACCGCGCTGGCCCAGCACCTGTCCGGGCTGGCCGTCACCGACACCGGCTTCGCGCCGCTGTTCCCGGTCAGCCGCGTGGACTGGCCCGCGGGCGCGCCCGGTGCGGGCGACGCCGAGGAGCTGCTGGCCCGGTTCGCGGCGGTGGTGGACGAGTCCACCGCGGCCGTGGTGGTGGAGCCCCTGATCAACGTCGGCGGCGGGATCATGCTGCCCCCGGGCTTCCTGCGCGGCCTGCGCGCGCTGTGCGACCGCACCGGCGCGCTGCTCGTGCTGGACGAGGTGTTCACCGGATTCGGCCGCACCGGGCGCATGTTCGGCTTCGACCACGACGGCGTGGTGCCGGACGTGGTGATGCTGAGCAAGGGCATCAGCGCCGGGTACGCCCCGCTGGGCGCGGTCGCGGTGCGCGGCTGGCTGCACGACTCCTTCGCCGGGGACCCGTTCATCGGCGGCCTGCGCTACGGGCACACCACCGGCGGGCACGCGGTGGCCTGCGCGGTGGCACTCCGGGTGCTGGACCTGCTCGCCGACCGCGACCTGGTCGGCAACGCCGCCCGGCGCGGTGAACAGCTGCTGGCCCGGATGCGGCCCGCGCTGGGCGTGCCGCCGGTGACCGACGTGCGCGGCCTCGGCCTGGTCGTGGTGGTCGAGCTGCCGAACGCCGACCTGGCCCGCCGGGTGCTGCTGGCCGCCCGAGAGGAGGGCCTGCTGCTGAAGTGCCAGCAGAACGCGGTGATGGCCGTGCCGCCGCTGAACATCACCGAGGACGAGGTCGAGGAGCTGGCCACCCGCTGGCTGCGCGCCCTGCACGCGGTGGACCGGGAGAGCCAGGGGGACGCCGGATGA
- a CDS encoding TauD/TfdA family dioxygenase, with protein sequence MLTADYRSPEVTRPIPVAVDGTGAAELARALERNGFAVAALPPELAPEQALELLSERLGLGEPYVPELYRLPETRAAYGKPYVRIQRDDKDPHPGFTTTSGQRMHVDGLIDPIGKIKITALYCVRPAARGGATVVFNAIASFAELRENDPEAAEALLHPEALTRRATIPGVQIARTGPIFADAGGELTTRYSVFDHDEWQAAPGMEDALERAAKHLGEDAAADGERRVSIVLAPHQVLLSRNDRVSHGREPYDDAGDAPRAMVRALYTQAPR encoded by the coding sequence ATGCTGACCGCTGACTACCGATCCCCCGAGGTCACCCGGCCCATCCCCGTCGCCGTCGACGGCACCGGCGCGGCGGAGCTGGCGCGGGCCCTGGAGCGCAACGGCTTCGCGGTGGCCGCCCTGCCGCCGGAGCTGGCTCCCGAGCAGGCGCTGGAGCTGCTGTCCGAGCGGCTCGGCCTGGGCGAGCCCTACGTGCCCGAGCTGTACCGGCTGCCCGAGACGCGCGCGGCCTACGGCAAGCCGTACGTGCGCATCCAGCGCGACGACAAGGACCCGCACCCCGGCTTCACCACCACCTCGGGGCAGCGCATGCACGTCGACGGCCTGATCGACCCGATCGGCAAGATCAAGATCACCGCGCTGTACTGCGTGCGGCCCGCCGCGCGGGGCGGGGCCACCGTGGTGTTCAACGCCATCGCCTCCTTCGCCGAGCTGCGGGAGAACGACCCCGAGGCCGCCGAGGCGCTGCTGCACCCGGAGGCGCTGACCCGCCGCGCGACCATCCCGGGCGTCCAGATCGCGCGCACCGGCCCGATCTTCGCCGACGCCGGCGGTGAGCTGACCACCCGCTACTCCGTCTTCGACCACGACGAGTGGCAGGCCGCACCGGGGATGGAGGACGCGCTGGAGCGCGCGGCCAAGCACCTCGGCGAGGACGCCGCCGCCGACGGCGAGCGCCGCGTGTCGATCGTGCTGGCCCCCCACCAGGTGCTGCTCTCCCGCAACGACCGCGTCTCGCACGGCCGCGAGCCCTACGACGACGCCGGGGACGCGCCCCGGGCCATGGTGCGCGCGCTCTACACGCAGGCCCCCAGGTGA
- a CDS encoding JmjC domain-containing protein — protein sequence MTAPRPAPGDLLPDGHDLADFLAGTWGKDVLVGRAADAPTGLLDLAVLEDVLRWNVLRHPFAVMTRAGKSLPERSYTSDRRVFGTVQGGYADGQKILAELADGATLYLNHLEEWRPEVGRHLAGWHPLPVGRTVCNAFITPAGTQSAALHYDDSHNFILQTAGTKRWRVYARPAGLDPSSGQTPPLDGELLVDKVLEPGDVLYMPPGFPHQAHAADELSVHLTFAAFEVMPTTVLTAVVDALYADDGWKRPPVDVADPVDRISLTLREIGARIGATDPEHLAAVIGGAGKTRRGVADLARPAR from the coding sequence ATGACCGCCCCGCGCCCCGCACCCGGCGACCTGCTGCCCGACGGCCACGACCTCGCCGACTTCCTGGCCGGTACCTGGGGCAAGGACGTGCTGGTCGGCCGGGCGGCGGACGCGCCCACCGGGCTGCTCGACCTGGCCGTGCTGGAGGACGTGCTGCGCTGGAACGTGCTGCGCCACCCGTTCGCGGTCATGACCCGGGCCGGGAAGTCGCTGCCGGAGCGGTCCTACACCTCCGACCGGCGCGTCTTCGGCACCGTGCAGGGCGGCTACGCCGACGGGCAGAAGATCCTCGCCGAGCTCGCCGACGGCGCCACGCTCTACCTCAACCACCTGGAGGAGTGGCGCCCGGAGGTCGGCCGCCACCTGGCGGGCTGGCACCCGCTGCCGGTCGGCCGGACCGTGTGCAACGCCTTCATCACCCCGGCGGGCACCCAGTCCGCCGCGCTGCACTACGACGACTCGCACAACTTCATCCTGCAGACCGCGGGCACCAAGCGCTGGCGCGTCTACGCCCGCCCGGCCGGGCTGGACCCCTCGTCGGGACAGACCCCGCCGCTGGACGGCGAGCTGCTCGTGGACAAGGTGCTCGAACCCGGTGACGTGCTCTACATGCCGCCCGGCTTCCCGCACCAGGCGCACGCCGCCGACGAGCTGTCCGTGCACCTGACCTTCGCCGCCTTCGAGGTCATGCCGACCACCGTGCTCACCGCCGTGGTGGACGCCCTCTACGCCGACGACGGCTGGAAGCGGCCGCCGGTGGACGTCGCCGACCCGGTGGACCGGATCTCGCTGACCCTGCGGGAGATCGGCGCGCGCATCGGCGCCACCGACCCCGAGCACCTCGCCGCCGTGATCGGCGGGGCGGGCAAGACCCGGCGCGGCGTCGCCGACCTCGCCCGGCCCGCCCGCTGA
- a CDS encoding DegT/DnrJ/EryC1/StrS family aminotransferase, whose protein sequence is MSLAQGVAAPAAGLLGAGALAQLASRVRAEDGRNADVLNLVPSENRPSPLARSVLGADFGNRYFFNDELAEDFWQYRGAEPVGDIETAVTKPALARLARAEHVNVRPVSGMSAMTIALLGLAERPGSAVVCVAEDTGGHYATGSLIGRLGRTPVPVRVERGQVDVAGLRRALSEHPVALVYLDLQNSLWELDVARVVEQVRAHGGDTRVHVDCSHTLGLVLGGAHTNPLDAGADSLGGSTHKSFPGPHKGVLMTRDDEVAARLRAAQFHLISTHHLAHTLSLGLAAAEFEHFGAGYAHQVLVNSRAFGTRLAELGFDLVPHPGVTDTHQVWVRLGTDERVRAFSDGLAAAGVRVNMIPGLPGATGLALRLGVSELTFRGARAESFEQLATAFAHVRDGRPAHAASVRREVLASLGTPFHFGDEVLGDG, encoded by the coding sequence GTGAGCCTCGCGCAGGGCGTCGCCGCACCGGCCGCCGGACTGCTGGGCGCGGGCGCCCTCGCCCAGCTGGCCTCGCGGGTCCGCGCCGAGGACGGCCGCAACGCCGACGTGCTCAACCTGGTGCCCAGCGAGAACCGGCCCTCGCCGCTGGCCCGCTCGGTGCTGGGCGCCGACTTCGGCAACCGGTACTTCTTCAACGACGAGCTGGCCGAGGACTTCTGGCAGTACCGCGGCGCGGAACCGGTCGGCGACATCGAGACCGCGGTGACCAAGCCCGCGCTGGCCCGGCTGGCCCGTGCCGAGCACGTCAACGTGCGGCCGGTCTCCGGCATGAGCGCGATGACCATCGCCCTGCTGGGCCTGGCCGAACGCCCCGGCAGCGCGGTCGTCTGCGTGGCCGAGGACACCGGCGGGCACTACGCCACCGGCTCGCTGATCGGCCGGCTCGGCCGCACCCCGGTGCCGGTGCGGGTGGAGCGCGGGCAGGTCGACGTGGCCGGGCTGCGCCGGGCGCTGAGCGAGCACCCGGTCGCGCTGGTCTACCTGGACCTGCAGAACAGCCTGTGGGAGCTGGACGTGGCCCGCGTGGTGGAGCAGGTGCGCGCGCACGGCGGGGACACCCGCGTGCACGTGGACTGCAGCCACACCCTGGGCCTGGTGCTCGGAGGCGCGCACACCAACCCGCTGGACGCGGGCGCGGACTCCCTGGGCGGCTCGACGCACAAGAGCTTCCCCGGCCCGCACAAGGGCGTGCTGATGACCAGGGACGACGAGGTCGCCGCACGGCTCAGGGCCGCCCAGTTCCACCTGATCAGCACCCACCACCTGGCGCACACGCTCTCCCTCGGCCTGGCCGCCGCGGAGTTCGAGCACTTCGGCGCCGGCTACGCCCACCAGGTGCTGGTCAACTCCCGGGCCTTCGGCACCCGCCTGGCCGAGCTGGGCTTCGACCTGGTGCCGCACCCCGGGGTCACCGACACCCACCAGGTGTGGGTGCGCCTGGGCACCGACGAGCGGGTGCGCGCCTTCTCCGACGGGCTGGCCGCGGCGGGCGTGCGGGTCAACATGATCCCCGGCCTGCCCGGGGCCACCGGCCTGGCGCTGCGGCTGGGGGTCAGCGAGCTGACCTTCCGGGGCGCCCGCGCCGAGTCCTTCGAGCAGCTGGCCACCGCGTTCGCGCACGTGCGCGACGGCAGGCCCGCGCACGCGGCCTCGGTGCGCCGCGAGGTGCTGGCCTCGCTGGGCACGCCGTTCCACTTCGGGGACGAGGTGCTCGGTGATGGCTGA
- a CDS encoding non-ribosomal peptide synthetase yields the protein MRFLERIATQVRDRPDAPAVREPGGAVLTYRELDALAGEVAADFGRRGLRAGDRVCLVLPRSARLVATQLAALRTGIVFTSLDPAQPPDRVHALCEAVRPRLLVTAEQVRELPGGAPAPGAYCLFTSGSTGTPAAVLVGREALHTYVEAFQDGSACAPADRAAVLGSPGFDVTVEEIWPFLAAGAQLVLAPEEVRSAPARLVSWLAAEQVTTAFVPPLLLGHVCAAGDRLPALRLVRTGGERVTGHPPTGLPFAVRNEYGPTEATVAVTWWELAPGGTGAPPIGRPLPHAVLRVCDAHGTEAAEGELWISGPSLAEGYLGDPELTAARFTTTPDGTRWYRSGDRVRVRPDGALDYLGRIDRQVQLLGKRVEPAEVEAVLERHPAVARAAVLVRTDAQGRAQGLLGVVLPHGPLDLAGLRAHTAAALPAHMVPDELRVVAELPVSPSGKVDHAALAVEEAPEPVADPLSEAVAIWAEVLLRDDVTEHSDLFELGGTSLHAMEIVARLHERLGVSASVRDVFDHPSPSGVVAALAGGGRR from the coding sequence ATGAGGTTCCTGGAACGGATCGCCACGCAGGTCCGGGACCGCCCGGACGCGCCCGCGGTGCGCGAGCCCGGCGGCGCGGTGCTGACCTACCGCGAGCTGGACGCGCTGGCCGGGGAGGTCGCCGCCGACTTCGGCCGTCGCGGCCTGCGCGCGGGGGACCGGGTGTGCCTGGTGCTGCCCCGTTCGGCCCGCCTGGTCGCCACCCAGCTGGCCGCGCTGCGCACCGGCATCGTGTTCACCTCGCTGGACCCCGCCCAGCCGCCGGACCGGGTGCACGCGCTGTGCGAGGCCGTGCGGCCGCGCCTGCTGGTCACCGCCGAACAGGTGCGCGAGCTGCCCGGCGGTGCCCCGGCACCGGGCGCGTACTGCCTGTTCACCTCCGGCTCCACCGGCACGCCCGCCGCGGTGCTGGTCGGCCGCGAGGCCCTGCACACCTACGTCGAGGCCTTCCAGGACGGCAGCGCGTGCGCTCCGGCCGACCGCGCGGCCGTGCTCGGCTCGCCCGGCTTCGACGTGACCGTGGAGGAGATCTGGCCGTTCCTGGCCGCGGGCGCGCAGCTCGTGCTGGCCCCCGAGGAGGTGCGCTCGGCACCGGCCCGGCTGGTGTCCTGGCTGGCCGCCGAGCAGGTCACCACCGCGTTCGTGCCGCCGCTGCTGCTGGGGCACGTGTGCGCCGCCGGGGACCGGCTGCCCGCGCTGCGCCTGGTGCGCACCGGCGGTGAACGCGTCACCGGGCACCCGCCGACCGGCCTGCCGTTCGCGGTGCGCAACGAGTACGGGCCCACCGAGGCCACCGTCGCGGTCACCTGGTGGGAGCTGGCGCCCGGCGGCACCGGCGCCCCGCCGATCGGCCGGCCCCTGCCGCACGCGGTGCTGCGCGTGTGCGACGCGCACGGCACCGAGGCGGCCGAGGGCGAGCTGTGGATCAGCGGGCCGAGCCTGGCCGAGGGCTACCTCGGCGACCCGGAGCTCACCGCCGCCCGCTTCACCACCACCCCCGACGGCACCCGCTGGTACCGCTCCGGCGACCGGGTGCGCGTGCGCCCCGACGGCGCGCTCGACTACCTGGGCCGGATCGACCGGCAGGTGCAGCTGCTGGGCAAGCGCGTGGAACCGGCCGAGGTCGAGGCCGTCCTGGAACGGCACCCCGCCGTGGCCCGCGCGGCCGTGCTGGTGCGCACCGACGCCCAGGGCCGGGCCCAGGGCCTGCTCGGTGTGGTGCTGCCGCACGGCCCGCTGGACCTGGCCGGGCTGCGCGCGCACACCGCCGCCGCGCTGCCCGCGCACATGGTGCCCGACGAGCTGCGCGTGGTGGCCGAGCTGCCGGTCTCGCCGTCCGGGAAGGTCGACCACGCCGCCCTGGCCGTCGAGGAGGCACCGGAGCCGGTGGCCGACCCGCTGTCGGAGGCGGTCGCGATCTGGGCCGAGGTGCTGCTGCGCGATGACGTGACCGAGCACAGCGACCTGTTCGAACTGGGTGGGACCTCGTTGCACGCCATGGAGATCGTGGCCCGGCTGCACGAGCGGCTGGGCGTTTCGGCCAGCGTGCGGGACGTCTTCGACCACCCCTCGCCCTCGGGCGTGGTGGCCGCGCTGGCCGGGGGTGGGCGCCGGTGA
- a CDS encoding acyl-CoA dehydrogenase family protein, with protein sequence MTASLAARYTAEHRPVVDSFRSFVDRELVPLATQVCGDDPAKITPELRAQVRARSAELGFYAPDYPEEVGGQDMPFSAKLLLHEAAEASGCPLAPVALSNAEGPSPLLLAGTPAQRERYLRPLVEGRMSRCLAMTELDGGSDAFSLTTKAERDGEGWRISGAKAFVSSADTADLVLVFASTETGDGRWVPGLFALPADAPGLEVGQRFDGLEGEPVFEVLLDGVAVGEEELIGGRAGLVGATAAGMTALARGRLLVAAVCNGIAARALDLGLAFAADRVSRGVRIATHQHVQEHFVSARLALESARLITTTAALAFDEGQDVFEDSALAKLAASEGALATVNRMFQVHGGAAWVRGHPMEHLYRRIRVMTIVEGTSEVQKTIIAHAMGLG encoded by the coding sequence GTGACCGCCTCGCTCGCCGCCCGCTACACCGCCGAGCACCGCCCGGTGGTGGACAGCTTCCGCAGCTTCGTCGACCGCGAGCTCGTCCCGCTGGCCACCCAGGTCTGCGGGGACGACCCGGCCAAGATCACCCCCGAGCTGCGCGCGCAGGTGCGTGCCCGCTCGGCCGAGCTGGGCTTCTACGCCCCGGACTACCCGGAGGAGGTCGGCGGCCAGGACATGCCGTTCTCGGCCAAGCTGCTGCTGCACGAGGCCGCCGAGGCCTCCGGCTGCCCGCTGGCTCCGGTCGCGCTGTCCAACGCCGAGGGCCCCAGCCCGCTGCTGCTGGCCGGTACCCCGGCCCAGCGCGAACGCTACCTGCGCCCGCTGGTCGAGGGCCGGATGAGCCGCTGCCTGGCCATGACCGAGCTGGACGGCGGCTCGGACGCCTTCTCCCTGACCACCAAGGCCGAACGCGACGGCGAAGGCTGGCGGATCAGCGGTGCCAAGGCCTTCGTCTCCAGCGCCGACACCGCCGACCTGGTCCTGGTCTTCGCCAGCACCGAGACCGGGGACGGCCGCTGGGTGCCGGGCCTGTTCGCCCTGCCCGCCGACGCCCCCGGCCTGGAGGTCGGCCAGCGCTTCGACGGCCTGGAGGGCGAACCGGTCTTCGAGGTGCTGCTCGACGGTGTGGCCGTGGGGGAGGAGGAGCTCATCGGCGGCCGTGCCGGGCTGGTGGGCGCCACCGCCGCGGGCATGACCGCGCTGGCCCGGGGCAGGCTGCTGGTGGCCGCGGTGTGCAACGGCATCGCCGCCCGCGCCCTGGACCTGGGCCTGGCCTTCGCCGCCGACCGCGTCTCCCGGGGCGTGCGCATCGCCACCCACCAGCACGTGCAGGAGCACTTCGTCTCCGCCCGGCTCGCGCTGGAGTCCGCGCGCCTGATCACCACCACCGCCGCGCTGGCCTTCGACGAGGGCCAGGACGTGTTCGAGGACTCCGCCCTGGCCAAGCTCGCCGCCAGCGAGGGCGCGCTCGCGACGGTCAACCGCATGTTCCAGGTGCACGGCGGCGCCGCGTGGGTGCGCGGGCACCCGATGGAGCACCTGTACCGGCGGATCAGGGTCATGACGATCGTGGAGGGGACCTCCGAAGTGCAGAAGACGATCATCGCGCACGCCATGGGGCTGGGATGA
- a CDS encoding phosphopantetheine-binding protein produces the protein MSSTVSGPGYLDRFTARFADGDVLPALSPQRRFALLAQFSGARVCVPLFLELAGEVEVGPLAAALLAAHPALRTRTEFRAGIPVQVEDPSAPHTADLVEAAEADWPAEVTRLLTAFETGQLPGGLAVRLLRGAGRSLLVLVFDHAVVDEASLRLALATLADPAAQTTTWAEYAHAVHERARFEEEAASPAALAHWRERLRPFLCRPGGPPPAGARGSEAGVVDTPPVPLGATARPTLFPLLLAACHRALGERTTAIGYAWGGRADGGFPVAGCFMNTAVSVSGTDWFEDLEHLAAPFEAVVTEAAHAAGVPWRGSLDALLVFEDLAHRAPLSVAGVPAREWPAPELVPKGPLAFAVRLEEGVLRARVVYDRAATTAEAAGRTAAALHDALLSTVDGGRRDEGRPVTAQQDTEVADLVRRTWAEYAGDLPGADRTAEDVNFFTLGGTSLGAARMMAALSKDLGRPLGMRLLMRHPTLAELTAAVRAQQTEGTTR, from the coding sequence GTGAGCAGCACCGTGTCCGGGCCCGGTTACCTCGACCGGTTCACCGCCCGGTTCGCCGACGGGGACGTGCTGCCCGCGCTGAGCCCGCAACGCCGCTTCGCCCTGCTGGCCCAGTTCAGCGGAGCCCGGGTGTGCGTGCCGCTGTTCCTGGAGCTGGCCGGTGAGGTCGAGGTGGGCCCGCTGGCGGCCGCGCTGCTGGCCGCGCACCCCGCGCTGCGCACCCGCACCGAGTTCCGCGCCGGGATCCCGGTGCAGGTCGAGGACCCCTCGGCCCCGCACACCGCCGACCTCGTGGAGGCGGCCGAGGCGGACTGGCCCGCCGAGGTCACCCGGCTGCTGACGGCCTTCGAGACCGGGCAGCTGCCGGGCGGGCTGGCCGTGCGGCTGCTGCGCGGTGCCGGGCGGTCGCTGCTGGTGCTGGTCTTCGACCACGCCGTGGTGGACGAGGCCTCGCTGCGGCTGGCCCTGGCCACCCTCGCCGACCCGGCCGCCCAGACCACCACCTGGGCCGAGTACGCCCACGCGGTGCACGAGCGGGCCCGCTTCGAGGAGGAGGCCGCGAGCCCGGCCGCGCTGGCGCACTGGCGCGAGCGGCTGCGTCCCTTCCTGTGCAGGCCCGGCGGTCCGCCACCAGCGGGGGCCCGGGGCAGCGAGGCCGGGGTGGTGGACACCCCGCCGGTGCCCCTGGGCGCGACCGCACGTCCCACGCTGTTCCCGCTGCTGCTCGCCGCCTGTCACCGGGCACTCGGGGAGCGGACCACCGCGATCGGCTACGCCTGGGGCGGCCGCGCGGACGGGGGTTTCCCCGTGGCGGGCTGCTTCATGAACACCGCCGTGTCGGTGTCCGGCACCGACTGGTTCGAGGACCTGGAACACCTGGCCGCACCGTTCGAGGCCGTGGTCACCGAGGCCGCCCACGCCGCCGGGGTGCCCTGGCGGGGCTCGCTGGACGCCCTGCTGGTCTTCGAGGACCTGGCCCACCGCGCCCCGCTGTCGGTGGCCGGGGTGCCCGCGCGGGAGTGGCCCGCGCCGGAGCTGGTTCCCAAGGGGCCCTTGGCTTTCGCCGTGCGCCTGGAGGAGGGCGTGCTGCGTGCCCGGGTGGTCTACGACCGGGCCGCCACCACCGCCGAGGCGGCCGGGCGCACCGCGGCGGCACTGCACGACGCGCTCCTGTCCACAGTGGACGGCGGGCGCCGCGACGAGGGGAGACCCGTGACAGCACAGCAGGACACGGAGGTGGCGGACCTCGTCCGCCGGACCTGGGCCGAGTACGCGGGCGACCTGCCGGGCGCCGACCGCACCGCCGAGGACGTCAACTTCTTCACGCTGGGCGGCACCTCGCTCGGCGCCGCGCGGATGATGGCCGCGCTCAGCAAGGACCTGGGGCGGCCGCTGGGCATGCGGCTGCTGATGCGCCACCCGACGCTCGCCGAGCTCACCGCCGCCGTCCGCGCCCAGCAGACCGAGGGGACCACCCGATGA